ATCTTCTTTGTCATCAACCTTCGACAGTTTTGCCACATTCAGTTTGTGATCGTTATGCGAGGTAACTATCAAAACTTTTTTATCGACTTCCTCCTTTTCAAGATCAAGCTTATTTCCTAAAAACTTTTTTAATTCTTCAGTTAGCTGTTTAGCTTTAGTTATGTCTTTTGTTATTAAGATTGTTAAAGGTTTTACTTTCCTATACGTATCCTTGTTTTGTATATGATTGTCTAAGATCTTTTGAAATTTCTCATTCTGATCTATACTATCGTCTTTACTTACATAATCAATCATTTTAACCATTTTATCGTCAACGGCCTGACGTAATGAATACCTATAAACAACATCATTAAAATATTCATCTTCAATATAAGCCGTACCAGTAAAGCCTAGAATATACTTGAAATTATATTCATTACCTAATAAAAACTCTTTCCATTTCTTTATATTTTGACTCTGTTGATCTCTACCGGTAACCGTATTAAATATGTGGTGGGCTTCATCATTTAGGACAAGTACCCTCTCCCCTGCCCACATTAGGCTATCCATGATTGAGGAACTATTATTTTCATATACTGCATGTATATTTTCTACACAAATATCACCGTTTTTAATAGTGCTATTAGCATCAACTATTGCAGGGTTTTTATATACAGCCGTTTCAGGTAATGACTGTTTGATTTTACTATCCCCGCTTAATGAATAAAATTTTTCCTTTAAACCTTTTTCAATAGTAAGTGAGGGGCAAAGTACCAAAACTTTATCAACTAAACCAAGCCCCAACATAATTTGAGCAATTCCATAAATTACATAGCTTTTACCAGTCCCTGTAGCCAGATCCAAGGTTGCACTTAGCTTATTAGGTAACTGTATTTTTCGGTAATATTCCTCAATATCTTTGTACCGATTTTTTAATTCTGCTCTTCTATTATCATTCCAATTTTCTTTGACTAAATCTTCAATTGAATTGTAGTTACCAGATGCTAGATAAATTATAGCGGTTTGAATAGCTTCTTTCTGATATTGTCTGTCACTACATAACACGTCCAAAAATCTATCCCAGTTGGATAAATCTAGTTTTGTTGGGTCATATATTTTATTAACATTTAAGATTAAATCTTTGGTTTTATATGTTTTTAACTCCTGCAATTTACTTCACCTTCAGTTCTTCAATAAATTCATTTCCATATATGTCAACATATATAATCATTATTTTTTCACCACAGCTAGATTTTTCAAATGCTGGTATGACAATCTTCTGTTGTTGTTTAAGTTCTTCCCTAATTAGTATTTCTTCACTGTTTGATTTTACTTTTTTGGGTAATAGTTCTTCTGAGAAATAATAAGTGTCCATTTGGAATTCTTTTCCGTTGTAATTCTTGTCGATTAGAACCATAGACAGTGATTCAAAATTATCCATGTCCTTTCCGCTCTCTTCTTCGGTAAACTCAGAATAAAATTTAGTAATGTGTATTTCTACCTTTTCCTTATTAACTATTAACTCAGATGAAACTCGTGGCTGGCGCATAAAATGAAACCCAATTGCATCATCTAAATCATTAATATTCTTTTTACTTTGGGGCTGACGAAACTTTTTAAACTGTACTTTGTGTAATTCTTTAATAACGTGGTATGGTACCTTTAAAAAGTAATATTTTACATTACCTATTTCATAATAATCGCTAATAAAATCTACATAGTTTGCAGGAGCTACAATATAACATCTATTGCCAACCTTACCACCAATATATGAGTGTAAGTCCTCCAAATAATCAATATCAACAGAGGAATCCTTAAATTTCCAATAAGGGAAGACTAGACAATAATATCCGTCCTTCTTCTGACCGTCAATCGTAATTCCATTTATCTTTTTATCTATTGACTCTATCTCAAATAAGTTCATTACGAATTTTATATATTCTTCTTTATTGAGTGAGAATATCTTCTCTAAGTCATAGTAGCCCGTGTTTAACATTACAAAGCTATTTGCTTTTTTGTTGTAGGCTTTCTTAGTATTGTCTAAATCTAGGCTTGATTCGATATTTAATAATCTCCTTTGGATAGTGTAAATAGATAATTTGCCTATATCACAAGTTATCCATCTTCTACCGAGTTTTTCGGCTACTGCTGATGTAGTTCCTGATCCACCAAAAAAGTCAAGAACAAGGTCACCGGGTTTAGTAGAGGCTTCAATGATTCTCTTTAAAAGTGCTTCAGGTTTTTGCGTAGGATAACCAACATTCTCGGTTTGTCTATAAGCATATGTGCCTACTGCATGGTCATTAAAGGATTTACCCAAGTCCTCTTTACCCATCCAGACACTCCATGCTGTTTGGGGCCTATTTTCATTTGCTTCTTTAATAGCTTCTTCTTTAGTTAAATTTGGGTTGTTGCATATATAAGTCTTTAGACTCTTGGAGCCGCCACTACTTTCTTTTCCTCTAGTGTAATACCAACCATTCTCATCTTTTTGTAAAGCATTTGTAATACGTGGAGAGTACCCAAGACGTTTTGGTGGGTTAAAATAAGCGGTTGGCGATTTATAACAAAAAATGGTTTCATGGGACTTGGGATAATATTTTCCCGATCCAAGGAGACCACAAACCCATACTATTTCCGCAAATTCGAAGTCAGGAAACAGTTCATCTAAAATTAGTTTAACTTCATGTCCTTTTTTAGAATCAATATGAACATATATAGTGCCATCATCAGCTAAGATTTCTTTTGCTAAAATTAGTCTTCTTCTTAAGAACTCCAAGAACTCTGACCCTTTAGTTTTATCAGTATAGGCTTTTAACCCTTGACTGGTATTAAAATCGGAATCTGTTCCAAAGGGTGGGTCAATATAAATTAGATTAACTTTACCTTTTACTTTATCCTTAATAAGAGGGTCTTTATTTTCGTATATTGTTTTCAAAAATTGGAGGTTGTCTCCATAAACCAACATATTGCTCCAATCGTTTGAATTATTCTCTTCTGTTTTGTTAAAAACTTTTTCTACTTGTAAAGGTACAGGAAAGACGCCATCTTCGTTGGCTAATACGTCCTCCTTCCTCATTTTACCACCATAAACGATTTCGTATTCTTTTTGAGTCACGGGGAAAAGTTTGTATTTATAGTCTTCTGGGATTTGTTGACCTTCTTGTAGACGATTTATTAAATCTTGAATCTCCAATTCGTTCAGCTTAGCCATTTTTCTATCCTCCACTAAAACTTTCAATTATTTTAATCAATCCATGCCTTCTATACTTAATATCGGATAGAAGATTGTCTTTCAAAATCAGTATAAACGATCTTCATGGATTATGGATGGTTAAATACTATACTTGTAGTAAAAGCCCAAAAATCCCCCCCTATAAAGGGGGACACAGTCAATTGTTATATCAGCTCTAACAATTTCTTATTTACAACAATAGGACCGAACCCATTTCTTGTTAGCTTGCTTATGTAGTAACTGTCTAGTACAATTTCGTGTCTAACCCTGTTTACCATCACTTGTGATACGGTTCACCGTATCACCATTCAACCAAACGAATTTTATATAGCAATTATATTGCCTTGTTAACCTAGTCAGTAATTAATTAGATTTATAAAACTTATTTTATCGATTTTAAATGCTGAATGTGTATTCCTATATGTCCTATACCAATTATAATAGCAGAAGCAATCAGCCAAATAACTTTACCATAAATACCCAATAGGAAAAAAGCCATGACAGGCAGACTCGCAAGAGGTACTGGAATCCCACAAAAACTGCGATAAAAATTTTCTTCTGTATATTTATTAGTAAAATATCTAATCCAACAAATCTCATAAAGAATCATCAGTAAAAATGATGCTATTAGCCACAAACTCCATGCTGAAAACGGAGCAATGTTAAAATCACTAAAAATCAATACGCTACACGTACAGCATACTTGTCCAACACGTTCAAACAATAATAATATTTTGTTTTCTTGGGTATTGTCATAATCTATTGGCTGATTCTTACTCCAAATGATATTTGGAATAAATAACATTAATGAATATATCAGACCTACATATGAAAATCCTAAATGACCTAACATATAATACCTCCTGGGAAAGATGCATATAATGACACGAACCTTATGAGGATACTTCTGTGACACAAAAGACTTTTCATAATAACGCTCCACATCTAAACTAGATTTCAATATTATAAATTAATAAATATTACTAAGTAAATATATTACACAGCAGACCTTGAAAACCTTCAAAAACAACCATCATATAAATAAAAATGCCAGTTCAACTACATTGCGTTGACTGGCTTTGAAATCAATAAAGTTGTAAAGTGAACTTTATTTGTGGTACGGTTCACCCCTCATAATCCTAAAGGACCGATAAATCTGCTCTAATAAAATCAACCGTACTAGCTGATGGGGAAATGTTAGTGGTGAAAGACAAAGACGAAAATCTGCTTTCGCCAAGATACTGGGAGCTAGTCCTAAGGAACCGCCAATTAAAAAGGTTAAATCGCTTTTCCCCTCTAAGCCTAGACTATGGAGCTTTTGGGCCAGTTGTTCTGACGAAAGCATTTTTCCCTCCAAGGCCAAGGCTATGACAAAAGTTCCCGTCTTTAGATGTTTGCTTATTCTTTCAGCTTCTTTCTCCTTAATCTGTTCTTCTTCCAAAGCTGAAGCTTTGTCAGGAGTAGATTCATCTTGGACTTCAATGATCTCTACTTTTGCAT
The Bacillota bacterium LX-D genome window above contains:
- a CDS encoding site-specific DNA-methyltransferase, producing the protein MAKLNELEIQDLINRLQEGQQIPEDYKYKLFPVTQKEYEIVYGGKMRKEDVLANEDGVFPVPLQVEKVFNKTEENNSNDWSNMLVYGDNLQFLKTIYENKDPLIKDKVKGKVNLIYIDPPFGTDSDFNTSQGLKAYTDKTKGSEFLEFLRRRLILAKEILADDGTIYVHIDSKKGHEVKLILDELFPDFEFAEIVWVCGLLGSGKYYPKSHETIFCYKSPTAYFNPPKRLGYSPRITNALQKDENGWYYTRGKESSGGSKSLKTYICNNPNLTKEEAIKEANENRPQTAWSVWMGKEDLGKSFNDHAVGTYAYRQTENVGYPTQKPEALLKRIIEASTKPGDLVLDFFGGSGTTSAVAEKLGRRWITCDIGKLSIYTIQRRLLNIESSLDLDNTKKAYNKKANSFVMLNTGYYDLEKIFSLNKEEYIKFVMNLFEIESIDKKINGITIDGQKKDGYYCLVFPYWKFKDSSVDIDYLEDLHSYIGGKVGNRCYIVAPANYVDFISDYYEIGNVKYYFLKVPYHVIKELHKVQFKKFRQPQSKKNINDLDDAIGFHFMRQPRVSSELIVNKEKVEIHITKFYSEFTEEESGKDMDNFESLSMVLIDKNYNGKEFQMDTYYFSEELLPKKVKSNSEEILIREELKQQQKIVIPAFEKSSCGEKIMIIYVDIYGNEFIEELKVK
- the rlmH gene encoding 23S rRNA (pseudouridine(1915)-N(3))-methyltransferase RlmH, producing MLIKLITVGKVKEKYLKEGIAEFLKRLGPYAKVEIIEVQDESTPDKASALEEEQIKEKEAERISKHLKTGTFVIALALEGKMLSSEQLAQKLHSLGLEGKSDLTFLIGGSLGLAPSILAKADFRLCLSPLTFPHQLVRLILLEQIYRSFRIMRGEPYHK